A genomic stretch from Desulfotignum balticum DSM 7044 includes:
- a CDS encoding deoxyribodipyrimidine photo-lyase, producing the protein MTIHPARIHHLNRDRIQKPSPNKDYVLYWMQQSQRAVFNHALEFAADQANRLGLPLVVGFGLTDTYPDANLRHYTFMLEGLAETRTALADRGIQLVVLKGNPPDAALNLGGQAALIVCDAGYLRHQRQWRGRVAKNAGCPVILVETDVVVPVAAATTKKEYAARTIRPRLHKVLADFLMPLPLKDLKHSSLNLSFDSLDITDPQAVRDTLSLDRTVPPVSRFFPGGTSHAEKRFQTFLANGLKNYDRHSNQPQTDDISHMSPYLHFGQISPLYLALGVMDVDPSLSDARDAFIEQLIIRRELAFNFVYYTPDYDSFDVIPGWAKNTLADHETDPRDHLYSEQELVDAVTHDPYWNAAMMEMTCTGFMHNYMRMYWGKKILEWSPSPKQAFETTLALNNRYFLDGRDPNSYTGVAWLYGIHDRGWAERAIFGKIRYMAASGLERKCDIQAYVDKIKHRCAAVKSKNLYEI; encoded by the coding sequence ATGACCATCCATCCGGCCCGTATCCACCACCTCAACCGCGACCGGATCCAGAAACCGTCCCCGAATAAGGATTATGTGCTCTACTGGATGCAGCAGTCCCAGAGGGCCGTGTTCAACCATGCCCTGGAATTTGCCGCAGATCAGGCCAACCGGCTGGGTCTGCCCCTGGTGGTGGGGTTCGGCCTGACCGACACGTATCCGGACGCCAACCTGCGGCATTACACGTTTATGCTGGAAGGGCTGGCTGAAACCCGCACCGCACTGGCGGACCGGGGCATCCAGCTGGTGGTGCTCAAAGGGAACCCGCCCGACGCGGCCCTGAATTTAGGCGGACAGGCGGCCCTGATCGTGTGTGATGCCGGATATCTGCGGCATCAGAGACAATGGCGGGGCCGGGTGGCTAAAAATGCCGGCTGCCCGGTCATCCTGGTGGAAACCGATGTGGTGGTGCCCGTGGCTGCGGCCACCACCAAAAAGGAATATGCGGCCCGAACCATCCGGCCCCGGCTGCACAAGGTGCTGGCGGATTTTCTCATGCCGCTGCCTTTGAAAGACCTGAAACATTCGTCTCTGAACCTGTCGTTTGACAGCCTGGACATCACAGATCCCCAGGCCGTGCGCGACACCCTGTCCCTGGACAGGACCGTTCCCCCGGTCTCCCGGTTTTTCCCTGGCGGCACTTCTCATGCGGAAAAGCGGTTTCAGACATTTCTGGCCAATGGTCTGAAAAACTATGACCGGCACAGCAACCAGCCCCAGACCGATGACATCTCCCACATGAGCCCGTACCTGCATTTCGGGCAAATCTCCCCATTGTACCTGGCCTTAGGGGTCATGGACGTAGATCCATCCCTGTCAGATGCCCGGGATGCGTTTATCGAACAATTGATCATCCGGCGGGAGCTGGCCTTCAATTTTGTGTACTACACGCCTGATTATGATTCTTTTGATGTGATTCCCGGGTGGGCCAAAAACACCCTGGCCGACCATGAAACCGATCCCAGAGACCATCTGTATTCAGAACAGGAACTGGTGGATGCCGTCACCCATGATCCTTACTGGAACGCAGCCATGATGGAAATGACCTGCACCGGGTTCATGCACAATTACATGCGCATGTACTGGGGCAAGAAAATCCTGGAATGGTCCCCTTCCCCGAAACAGGCGTTTGAGACCACGCTGGCGTTGAACAACCGGTATTTTCTGGACGGCAGAGACCCCAACTCCTACACCGGCGTGGCCTGGCTGTACGGCATCCACGACCGGGGCTGGGCCGAACGGGCCATCTTCGGCAAGATCCGGTACATGGCCGCCTCCGGCCTGGAACGCAAATGCGATATCCAGGCCTATGTGGACAAAATCAAACACCGCTGCGCTGCAGTTAAATCCAAAAATTTATATGAAATATAG
- a CDS encoding acyl-CoA dehydrogenase family protein, producing the protein MFDYLLNEKQKQLKQEARDFVKTIPRQMILDMDADKIRFPREFLQEAGRRNLMGCRYPEKWGGRGMDWVSTCMVMEEIGVLGYIFACTFGVGAELVCDAIILHGTDAQKEKYVKPLLKGEIFAAECLTEPRGGSDFFGTTTTAVDKGDHFVLNGQKRFIVGGEGADYFLVYAKTDPDAEPRNGISCFIVDRTDGVETRYLYGLMGCRGGGAARMVFKDVKVPKENRVGGLNQGVKVFNTMMIPERLGTAAMTIGAAVPAVDIATGYTSKRKAFGRPVAQFQGVSFQVAEAVTLLDAARAMIYTTARAVDAGVHDKQIRRLVSESKKFVTESCQKAVHNAMQVMGGIGYTNIYPVERIFRDLRLASIWTGTNEVMAMIIANEWYKAYWKDKSAGKIRDMEEDAQESSAADEKIFE; encoded by the coding sequence ATGTTTGATTATCTTTTAAATGAAAAGCAAAAACAACTGAAGCAGGAGGCCCGGGATTTTGTCAAAACCATTCCCCGGCAGATGATCCTGGATATGGATGCGGACAAGATCCGGTTCCCCAGAGAATTTTTACAGGAAGCCGGCCGCCGGAACCTGATGGGGTGCCGGTATCCGGAAAAATGGGGCGGAAGAGGCATGGACTGGGTGTCCACCTGCATGGTCATGGAAGAGATCGGGGTGCTGGGATATATTTTTGCCTGCACCTTTGGGGTGGGCGCAGAATTGGTGTGTGATGCCATCATTCTCCACGGTACGGATGCCCAGAAAGAAAAATATGTCAAACCGTTGCTCAAAGGCGAGATTTTTGCGGCGGAATGCCTCACCGAACCCCGGGGCGGGTCTGATTTTTTCGGCACCACCACCACGGCCGTGGACAAAGGCGACCATTTTGTTCTCAACGGCCAGAAACGGTTCATCGTGGGCGGAGAAGGGGCGGATTATTTTCTGGTGTATGCGAAAACCGACCCGGATGCCGAGCCCCGCAACGGTATCTCCTGCTTTATTGTGGACCGCACCGACGGGGTGGAAACCCGGTATCTTTACGGCCTGATGGGATGCCGGGGCGGCGGGGCCGCCCGCATGGTATTCAAGGATGTGAAAGTACCCAAAGAAAACCGGGTGGGCGGCCTCAACCAGGGGGTCAAGGTATTCAACACCATGATGATCCCCGAGCGCCTGGGCACGGCCGCCATGACCATCGGGGCCGCCGTGCCGGCCGTGGACATCGCCACGGGATACACCTCTAAACGCAAGGCATTCGGCCGGCCCGTGGCCCAGTTCCAGGGGGTGTCGTTCCAGGTGGCTGAAGCCGTGACGCTTCTGGATGCAGCCCGGGCCATGATCTACACCACGGCCCGGGCCGTGGATGCAGGTGTCCATGACAAGCAGATTCGTCGTCTGGTGTCGGAGTCCAAAAAATTTGTCACGGAATCCTGCCAGAAAGCCGTGCACAACGCCATGCAGGTCATGGGCGGCATCGGGTACACCAATATCTATCCCGTGGAACGGATCTTCCGGGATCTTCGCCTGGCATCCATCTGGACCGGCACCAATGAGGTGATGGCCATGATCATTGCCAATGAATGGTACAAAGCCTACTGGAAAGATAAATCCGCCGGAAAGATCCGGGACATGGAAGAAGACGCTCAGGAATCTTCGGCAGCAGACGAGAAAATATTCGAATGA
- a CDS encoding GxxExxY protein: MTPEGTTYTAIYKIISRRTRRARRKEFDDAQLLTYMKLADIRTGLLINFNVTKLKHGIKRFVL; this comes from the coding sequence TTGACTCCTGAAGGCACAACATATACAGCAATATATAAAATAATATCACGAAGGACACGAAGAGCACGAAGAAAGGAATTTGATGATGCACAATTGCTGACTTACATGAAATTGGCGGATATCAGAACCGGACTTTTGATCAATTTCAATGTCACAAAGCTCAAACACGGTATCAAACGATTCGTCCTTTAA
- a CDS encoding sigma-54 interaction domain-containing protein — MQEPIDLNWKEFGSALLNATPSGVAVFDNSLQALISNPPARNCLGLYPGAFLSATIPSLTASARKVLSDQIVETGLIVEKNDSRYSVMLGPVHHGNAAIGIIAIFEDMTALTNITNRMKGFQQLSIELDTIIDSSNDGLWICDGNGVVVRVNPASEKMIGLTAAEVVGKHMTELVEKKLVDRSVTLEVLKTRQKVSLVQKTRIGRDLLLTGTPVFDKNGDLFRVVINERDITEITRLQEQLRENVELTEQYKRDMLEKQIEETESRHIVARSDNFRKIVQKAVKLAQVDTTVLILGESGTGKGVIADLIHRYSARAGHPMIRINCGAIPDTLVESELFGYEKGAFTGAGHKGKPGKFETADKGIIFLDEIAELPLASQVKLLKFLEDGVISRVGSTRGRQVDVRIIAATNRDLKEMIQDNLFRSDLYFRLHVVPLTIPPLRERAGCLVPLITHYLDRFAGKYEKPRMAVSREAADALTAYPFPGNVRELINICERLVVMARKPQIEYEDLPGSIREAILSCDTGDTAWHPGLTLSQMVADLEKKMLVRALKKGKTQVNAAGMLGINQSTIARKIKKYGLDRP; from the coding sequence ATGCAAGAACCCATTGATCTGAACTGGAAGGAATTCGGCAGTGCATTGCTCAATGCCACGCCCAGCGGGGTGGCCGTATTTGACAATTCGCTCCAGGCCCTGATATCCAACCCGCCGGCCAGAAACTGTCTGGGGCTGTATCCCGGTGCTTTTTTGTCGGCCACCATTCCCTCCCTGACTGCATCGGCCCGGAAAGTCCTGTCGGATCAGATTGTTGAAACCGGCCTGATCGTGGAAAAAAACGACAGCCGGTATTCAGTGATGCTGGGGCCGGTTCACCATGGCAACGCCGCCATCGGCATCATTGCCATTTTTGAAGACATGACCGCGCTGACCAATATCACCAACCGCATGAAAGGGTTTCAGCAGCTGTCCATTGAGCTGGACACCATCATTGACAGCTCCAATGACGGGTTGTGGATCTGTGACGGCAACGGGGTGGTGGTGAGGGTCAATCCGGCATCGGAAAAAATGATCGGGCTGACAGCCGCAGAGGTTGTGGGCAAGCACATGACCGAGCTGGTGGAAAAAAAACTGGTGGACCGGTCCGTGACCCTGGAGGTGCTCAAAACCAGGCAGAAGGTCTCCCTGGTCCAGAAAACCCGCATCGGGCGTGATCTGCTTTTGACTGGGACGCCTGTGTTTGACAAGAACGGAGACCTGTTCAGGGTGGTGATCAATGAGCGGGATATCACGGAAATCACCCGGCTGCAGGAGCAGCTCCGAGAAAATGTCGAGCTGACCGAGCAGTATAAACGGGACATGCTGGAAAAACAGATTGAAGAGACCGAATCTCGCCACATAGTTGCCAGGAGCGACAATTTCCGGAAAATCGTTCAAAAAGCGGTCAAGCTGGCCCAGGTGGACACCACTGTGTTGATTTTAGGGGAAAGCGGCACTGGCAAGGGTGTGATTGCCGACCTGATCCACCGGTATTCCGCCAGGGCCGGTCATCCCATGATCCGGATCAATTGCGGGGCCATCCCGGATACCCTGGTGGAAAGCGAGTTGTTCGGATATGAAAAAGGGGCGTTCACCGGTGCCGGTCACAAGGGCAAGCCCGGTAAGTTTGAAACTGCGGACAAGGGGATCATTTTCCTGGACGAGATTGCCGAGCTGCCTCTGGCATCCCAGGTGAAACTGCTCAAATTCCTGGAGGACGGGGTGATCTCCCGGGTGGGCAGCACCCGGGGGCGGCAGGTGGATGTGCGGATCATTGCCGCCACCAACCGGGATTTAAAGGAGATGATCCAGGACAATCTGTTCCGCAGCGACCTGTACTTCCGGCTTCATGTGGTTCCTTTGACCATTCCGCCGCTCCGGGAGCGCGCCGGGTGCCTAGTCCCGCTGATCACCCATTACCTGGACCGGTTTGCAGGCAAATATGAGAAGCCCAGGATGGCCGTGTCCAGGGAGGCCGCAGATGCCCTGACCGCCTACCCGTTTCCGGGAAATGTCCGGGAACTGATCAATATCTGTGAACGCCTGGTGGTCATGGCCCGGAAACCGCAGATTGAGTACGAGGACCTGCCCGGCAGTATCCGGGAGGCCATACTCTCCTGTGACACCGGTGACACGGCTTGGCATCCGGGCCTCACCCTGTCCCAGATGGTGGCGGACCTGGAAAAAAAAATGCTGGTCCGGGCGTTGAAAAAAGGAAAAACCCAGGTCAATGCCGCCGGGATGCTTGGGATCAACCAGTCCACCATTGCCAGGAAAATCAAAAAATACGGCCTGGACAGGCCTTGA
- a CDS encoding aminotransferase class V-fold PLP-dependent enzyme — MENKKPNMDNPFIYMDHAATTFPRPSGVLDRMTARYRRMGCSPGRGGYDMAVEAGQYIHQVRQRIAAWFGAPDPDRVVFTSNATDALNLAISGMTRPGDHVVSTTLEHNSVLRPLYHLRQSGRIDYTLVEFDSRGIVTPEAIARAIRDHTRLVVINHASNVLGTVQPIAGIGQICRNRGIPLVIDTAQSAGFIPIDMESWHVSALAFTGHKALLGPTGTGGLVTLPDVRISPTRFGGTGVESLRLDQPEAFPHRLETGTLNLLGIIGLDEGLIFLETSGFRKTLQRKAALASQLRQGLAAIGGVTVYGTAPGPGHVPLVTCNIDGIHPSDAGMILDGDYGIAVRTGLHCAPLVHEAIGTSPGGAVRFSLGWNTTQKEVEQSIEAVKEMVSETSLS, encoded by the coding sequence ATGGAAAACAAGAAACCGAATATGGACAACCCGTTCATCTACATGGACCATGCGGCCACCACCTTTCCCCGGCCGTCCGGGGTGCTGGACCGGATGACGGCCCGGTACCGCCGAATGGGGTGTTCCCCGGGACGGGGCGGGTATGACATGGCCGTGGAGGCCGGGCAATACATCCACCAGGTTCGGCAGCGGATCGCCGCCTGGTTCGGGGCCCCGGATCCCGACCGGGTCGTGTTCACCAGCAATGCCACGGATGCCCTGAACCTGGCCATTTCAGGAATGACGCGCCCGGGCGACCACGTGGTGTCCACGACGTTGGAACACAATTCCGTGCTCCGGCCCCTGTACCACCTCCGGCAATCCGGCCGTATCGACTACACGCTTGTGGAATTCGATTCCCGAGGTATCGTCACTCCGGAGGCGATCGCCAGAGCCATCCGTGACCATACCCGGCTGGTGGTGATCAACCACGCTTCCAACGTACTGGGAACGGTCCAGCCCATTGCCGGAATCGGACAGATCTGCCGGAACCGGGGGATCCCGCTGGTGATCGACACGGCCCAGAGTGCGGGATTTATCCCCATTGACATGGAATCCTGGCACGTGAGCGCCCTGGCCTTCACCGGGCACAAGGCCCTGCTGGGTCCCACCGGAACCGGAGGGCTGGTGACCCTGCCGGATGTCCGGATATCCCCTACCCGGTTCGGCGGCACGGGCGTGGAATCCCTTCGTCTGGACCAACCCGAAGCCTTTCCCCACCGCCTGGAAACCGGTACCCTGAACCTTTTGGGAATCATCGGCCTAGACGAGGGATTGATCTTTCTGGAAACATCCGGCTTCCGGAAGACGCTTCAACGCAAAGCCGCCTTGGCATCCCAGTTACGGCAGGGCCTGGCCGCCATCGGCGGGGTGACCGTCTACGGCACCGCCCCCGGCCCGGGACATGTGCCCCTGGTTACCTGCAACATCGACGGAATTCACCCATCAGATGCGGGCATGATCCTGGACGGCGATTACGGCATTGCGGTTCGAACCGGCCTGCACTGCGCCCCACTGGTGCATGAGGCGATCGGCACCTCTCCCGGCGGCGCGGTCCGGTTCAGTCTTGGCTGGAACACCACACAAAAGGAGGTGGAACAGTCCATTGAGGCGGTGAAAGAGATGGTTTCCGAAACATCCCTGTCCTGA
- a CDS encoding TusE/DsrC/DsvC family sulfur relay protein, which yields MSWEDSRTPGPRTRIIHGRQIVFDSEGFFDDPDDWTEDTARFLAVETGLDPLGDDHLNVLRFLRDYYYCNGRAPLNNVLRNGINMRISRIEALFPGGIKFGARRLAGLPNPKSCM from the coding sequence GTGAGCTGGGAAGACTCCCGTACCCCCGGTCCCCGGACCCGGATCATTCATGGACGGCAGATTGTTTTTGACAGCGAGGGGTTTTTCGATGACCCGGATGACTGGACCGAAGACACGGCCCGGTTTCTGGCGGTGGAAACCGGGCTGGACCCCCTGGGCGATGACCACCTGAACGTGCTGCGGTTCCTCAGGGACTATTATTACTGCAACGGGCGGGCCCCCTTAAACAACGTCCTCAGGAACGGCATAAACATGCGTATCAGCCGGATCGAGGCCCTTTTTCCCGGAGGAATCAAATTCGGGGCCCGGCGCCTGGCCGGGCTTCCCAACCCCAAATCCTGCATGTGA
- a CDS encoding molybdopterin-dependent oxidoreductase, whose translation MKIVNLRVNGKPVQVIADDTLVLLDLLRDTLGLAGTKQSCDRKGQCGACMVIVNGKAVLSCLTRVEKLGGADVITVEGLGTPDNPHLIQQAFLLAGAIQCGFCTPGMIMAAKALLDQTLTPTPEEIKHALRRNLCRCTGYTKIIEAVQLAARFLRGDTTPEQVAPGAGSGLMGVNHPRPSAMAKACGTAAFTADIRIPGALELAALRSPHAHADILSIDVSKALACPGVAGVMTAKDIQGTNRLKYMVPDRPVLCEDRVRYIGDPVAVVAAATRQQALDALAEIDITYTLLPVLSDPMEALTSDAVQIHDQWPNLCFTQPQIKGDAKKALEGSHAVIQARFKTQTNHQAPLEPEACAAFMEGSGEEKQLVVIGRSINIHHHLGMLQEAVGWENMRYVEAFSGGQFGIKLEITSEGIAAAAALHFRQPVRYIPGLEESMQMSSKRHSFQMNVTLGADAAHRLTGLDMDMVVDNGAYHSNGNVIVNRALLMLSGSYHIPDVHCLSRLVYTNNPWGSAARGAGPPQAHFALECAMDMLAAKLGIDPLRFRQLNSLVPGQTKSTGQAVDQWPFPELCDAIRPNYELAIREATAFAHDTLIRGVGLAAGAFGIGGPGDSAIAAVELDSDGGITIYAAAADPGEGTDSMLTQLAARHMHLPLDKIRLVTRDTDLTTATGPAAGSRLTFMVGGALVEAVNALKNAMAEVGAKTAGDLKKAGKPVRYIGRKKSAHAGTLDEKTGQGPSFDSQVHAIQLAEIEVDTRTGGIRIIRMTTACDAGVLIHPQNVEGQLHGGMDMGAGFALREQYIAGQTKDWATFRFPSMKTAFDMETILLQTPRTRGPAGAVGVGEMTMVPTAPAIINALYNACGIWVTDLPATPEKVKAKLAEKGK comes from the coding sequence ATGAAGATAGTCAATTTGCGCGTCAACGGCAAACCGGTCCAGGTGATCGCGGATGACACACTGGTCCTTTTGGATCTGCTCCGTGACACCCTGGGCCTTGCCGGAACCAAACAGTCCTGCGACCGGAAAGGCCAGTGCGGGGCCTGCATGGTGATCGTGAACGGCAAAGCGGTGCTGTCCTGCCTCACCCGGGTCGAAAAACTGGGCGGCGCGGATGTCATCACGGTGGAAGGCCTGGGAACACCGGATAATCCCCATCTGATCCAGCAGGCGTTTTTGCTGGCCGGTGCCATCCAGTGCGGGTTCTGCACCCCCGGCATGATCATGGCCGCCAAAGCCCTCTTGGATCAAACTCTCACCCCGACCCCCGAGGAGATCAAACATGCCCTGCGCCGGAACCTGTGCCGGTGCACCGGGTATACCAAGATCATCGAGGCGGTGCAGCTGGCCGCCCGCTTCCTCAGGGGTGACACCACGCCGGAACAGGTGGCTCCCGGGGCTGGGTCCGGCCTGATGGGGGTGAACCATCCACGGCCCTCGGCAATGGCCAAGGCCTGCGGCACCGCCGCCTTTACCGCGGATATCCGGATACCCGGCGCCCTGGAGCTGGCAGCCCTGCGCAGTCCCCACGCCCATGCCGACATCTTGTCCATCGATGTGTCAAAGGCCCTGGCCTGCCCAGGGGTGGCCGGTGTGATGACGGCAAAGGACATCCAGGGCACGAACCGGCTCAAGTACATGGTTCCTGACCGCCCGGTCTTGTGCGAAGACCGGGTCCGGTATATCGGGGACCCCGTGGCCGTGGTGGCGGCCGCCACCCGGCAGCAGGCCCTGGACGCATTGGCAGAAATCGATATCACCTACACCCTGCTGCCCGTGCTGTCCGACCCCATGGAAGCTTTGACTTCGGATGCCGTCCAGATCCATGACCAGTGGCCAAACCTGTGCTTTACCCAGCCCCAGATCAAGGGGGATGCCAAAAAAGCGCTGGAAGGGTCTCACGCGGTCATTCAGGCCCGTTTCAAGACTCAGACCAACCACCAGGCCCCGCTGGAACCGGAAGCATGCGCCGCTTTCATGGAAGGATCGGGTGAAGAGAAACAGCTGGTGGTGATCGGCAGGAGCATCAACATCCACCACCACCTGGGTATGCTCCAGGAGGCGGTGGGGTGGGAGAACATGCGGTATGTGGAGGCGTTTTCAGGGGGCCAGTTCGGCATCAAGCTGGAAATCACCTCCGAAGGCATTGCCGCAGCCGCGGCCCTGCATTTCCGGCAGCCCGTACGCTACATCCCCGGGCTCGAAGAATCGATGCAGATGTCCTCCAAGCGGCATTCATTCCAGATGAATGTGACGTTAGGGGCGGACGCGGCCCACCGCCTGACCGGTCTGGACATGGATATGGTGGTGGACAACGGGGCGTATCACTCCAACGGAAACGTCATTGTCAACCGTGCCCTGCTCATGCTCTCCGGGTCCTATCACATTCCAGATGTCCACTGTCTGTCCCGCCTGGTCTATACCAACAACCCATGGGGCAGCGCAGCCCGGGGGGCGGGACCGCCACAGGCCCATTTCGCCCTGGAATGCGCCATGGACATGCTGGCTGCCAAACTGGGCATTGACCCGCTCCGGTTCAGACAACTCAACTCCCTGGTCCCGGGCCAGACCAAATCCACGGGCCAAGCCGTGGACCAGTGGCCGTTTCCAGAGCTGTGCGATGCCATCCGTCCGAATTACGAACTGGCGATCCGGGAGGCAACGGCATTTGCGCATGACACCCTGATCCGGGGGGTCGGACTGGCTGCCGGGGCATTCGGCATCGGCGGCCCCGGGGACAGCGCCATTGCCGCAGTCGAGCTGGACAGCGACGGCGGCATCACCATATATGCGGCGGCAGCGGATCCCGGGGAAGGCACCGATTCCATGCTGACCCAGCTGGCGGCCCGGCACATGCACCTTCCCCTAGACAAAATCCGGCTGGTGACCCGGGACACGGATCTGACCACGGCCACGGGACCGGCTGCCGGCAGCCGCCTGACCTTCATGGTGGGCGGGGCCCTGGTGGAGGCGGTCAATGCGTTGAAAAACGCCATGGCGGAAGTGGGTGCCAAAACTGCGGGGGACCTGAAAAAAGCCGGCAAACCGGTCCGGTACATTGGCAGGAAAAAATCCGCCCATGCCGGCACCCTGGACGAAAAAACCGGCCAGGGACCGTCTTTCGATTCCCAGGTCCATGCCATCCAGCTGGCGGAAATCGAGGTGGACACCCGGACCGGCGGAATCCGGATCATCCGGATGACCACGGCCTGCGACGCCGGGGTCCTGATCCATCCCCAGAATGTGGAAGGACAACTCCATGGCGGCATGGACATGGGGGCCGGGTTTGCGCTGCGGGAGCAGTATATCGCTGGCCAGACAAAGGACTGGGCCACCTTCCGGTTCCCCAGTATGAAAACCGCTTTTGACATGGAAACGATCCTGCTCCAGACCCCGCGGACCCGGGGGCCTGCCGGCGCGGTGGGCGTCGGGGAGATGACCATGGTTCCTACGGCCCCGGCCATCATCAATGCGCTGTACAACGCCTGCGGCATCTGGGTCACCGACCTGCCGGCCACCCCTGAAAAGGTCAAGGCAAAACTGGCGGAAAAAGGGAAATAA
- the gabT gene encoding 4-aminobutyrate--2-oxoglutarate transaminase yields MTSNKTEYFNELRKAHVAQGPANLTTAVIAKASGATMTDVDGKTFIDFAGGIGVNNVGHAHPKVVKAIKDQADRFIHTCFHVGMYDSYIELAKKLNDLVPGDFAKKTMFANSGAEAVENAVKVARYATKRPAVIAFENGFHGRTLMTMSLTSKIKPYKYGFGPFAPEVYRLPYAYCYRCPMGCTYPSCNIACIEMIESFFITHVDPESCAAIIAEPIQGEGGFVTPPPEYFPKLAAIAKKYGILLIMDEVQSGAGRTGKFLATEHWGIEPDIVTQAKSLAGGMPLSAVTGRSELMDAPHPGGLGGTYSGNPLSCQAALAVLEILFEDNLLERSRQLGDILQKRFAELADRHEIIGEVRGKGPMLALELVNDRDTKEPATDAAKKLTQICYDKGLVILSCGNFGNVIRTLMPFVITDEELDKGLSILEDGFSSLEK; encoded by the coding sequence ATGACTTCCAACAAAACCGAGTATTTCAATGAGCTCAGAAAAGCACATGTGGCCCAGGGACCGGCCAATCTCACCACGGCCGTGATTGCAAAAGCCAGCGGTGCGACCATGACCGATGTGGACGGTAAAACATTCATCGACTTTGCCGGCGGCATCGGGGTCAACAACGTGGGCCATGCCCATCCCAAAGTGGTCAAAGCCATCAAGGATCAGGCGGACCGGTTCATCCACACCTGTTTTCACGTGGGCATGTATGATTCATATATTGAGCTGGCAAAAAAACTCAATGACCTGGTTCCCGGAGATTTTGCCAAAAAAACCATGTTTGCCAACTCCGGGGCCGAAGCCGTGGAAAACGCCGTAAAAGTCGCCCGGTACGCCACCAAACGCCCGGCAGTGATCGCGTTTGAAAACGGATTTCACGGCCGGACGCTGATGACCATGTCTTTGACCAGCAAAATCAAACCTTATAAATACGGGTTCGGTCCGTTTGCCCCGGAAGTGTACCGCCTGCCCTATGCCTACTGCTACCGGTGCCCCATGGGATGCACTTATCCGTCCTGCAACATTGCCTGTATAGAGATGATTGAATCATTTTTCATCACCCATGTGGACCCGGAATCCTGTGCCGCCATTATTGCCGAACCCATCCAGGGGGAAGGCGGATTTGTCACCCCGCCGCCGGAATATTTCCCGAAACTGGCGGCCATTGCTAAAAAATACGGCATCCTGCTGATCATGGACGAAGTCCAGTCCGGTGCCGGCCGGACCGGCAAATTCCTGGCCACTGAACACTGGGGCATTGAACCGGATATCGTCACCCAGGCCAAAAGCCTGGCCGGCGGCATGCCTTTGAGTGCGGTCACGGGACGCTCTGAACTCATGGATGCCCCGCATCCCGGGGGTCTGGGCGGCACTTACAGCGGCAATCCTCTGTCCTGCCAGGCCGCCCTGGCCGTTCTGGAGATTTTGTTTGAAGACAATCTGCTGGAACGGTCCCGGCAGCTGGGTGACATCCTGCAAAAACGGTTTGCCGAACTGGCGGACCGCCATGAGATCATCGGCGAAGTCCGGGGCAAAGGTCCCATGCTGGCCCTGGAACTGGTCAATGACCGCGACACAAAAGAACCGGCCACGGACGCCGCCAAAAAACTGACCCAGATCTGCTACGACAAGGGGTTGGTGATTCTTTCATGCGGCAATTTCGGCAATGTGATCCGGACCCTGATGCCGTTTGTCATCACGGATGAAGAACTTGACAAAGGCCTGTCCATACTGGAAGACGGATTTTCATCTCTGGAAAAGTAA